A window of Fragaria vesca subsp. vesca linkage group LG7, FraVesHawaii_1.0, whole genome shotgun sequence contains these coding sequences:
- the LOC101313254 gene encoding CDP-diacylglycerol--glycerol-3-phosphate 3-phosphatidyltransferase-like: MADMGSENHKGHEWFDSKLYPDHHHDRSQPPPPHQSTKLLTLPTILTLGRVAAVPLLISTFYVDSWLGKTATTSIFIAAAITDWLDGYLARKMRLGSAFGAFLDPVADKLMVAATLVLLCSRPQDVAAFGQVQWLLVVPSIAIIGREITMSAVREWAASQNTKLLEAVAVNNLGKWKTAAQMIALTILLATRDSSLGGSEFVVASGVVLLYISAGLAVWSLVVYMSKIWKVLLR; the protein is encoded by the exons ATGGCCGATATGGGTTCCGAGAATCATAAAGGCCATGAGTGGTTTGATAGCAAATTGTACCCTGATCATCATCATGACCGTTCACAGCCGCCGCCTCCTCATCAATCGACTAAGTTGCTCACCTTGCCCACCATTCTCACCCTCGGCCGCGTCGCCGCCGTGCCTCTCCTCATCAGCA CTTTCTATGTGGATAGTTGGTTGGGAAAGACTGCTACGACAAGTATATTTATCGCTGCAGCGATTACTGATTGGCTCGATGGCTATCTTGCTCGCAAG ATGAGGTTAGGATCTGCTTTTGGCGCATTTCTGGATCCGGTAGCTGATAAG CTCATGGTTGCAGCCACACTGGTATTGTTGTGCTCCAGACCTCAAGATGTTGCTGCATTTGGGCAAGTTCAATGGCTTTTGGTTGTTCCTTCAATTGCCATAATAGGTAGAGAG ATAACCATGTCTGCAGTTAGAGAATGGGCTGCATCTCAGAACACCAAGCTTTTAGAG GCTGTTGCTGTAAATAACTTGGGAAAGTGGAAAACAGCCGCACAGATGATTGCGTTAACTATCCTCTTGGCCACCCGAGACAGCAG TCTTGGAGGGTCAGAGTTTGTAGTAGCTTCTGGGGTTGTTCTGCTGTATATATCAGCAGGGCTTGCTGTATGGTCTTTAGTTGTGTATATGAGCAAGATATGGAAAGTACTGCTGAGGTAG
- the LOC101313553 gene encoding glutathione S-transferase L2, chloroplastic-like, whose protein sequence is MTTLKVSFRGTALPASSSPQTSRHRFSDSVTFSLPKKSLIPKFPNTTILCHPKLVLQASFGKKTRASVSAIVATGVQEVLPPALTSSSVPPTLFDGKTRLYVSYTCPFAQRAWIVRNCKGLEEKIELVPLDLLDRPSWYKEKVNSTNKVPSLEHNNEVIVESLDLIKYMDCNFEGPSLFPDDPAEREFAEELFSYTDSFNTSVFSFFKGDGTEAAAGAAFDYIETALLKFEEGPFFLGQFSLVDIAYAPFIERFQPFALDVKKFDITAGRPKLAAWIQEMDKNNAYNRTRRDPKVHVEIYKKRFPVQV, encoded by the exons ATGACAACTTTGAAAGTAAGTTTCAGAGGCACTGCTCTTCCTGCTTCTTCATCACCTCAAACTTCCCGGCATCGCTTTTCAGATTCAGTCACATTTTCTCTCCCCAAGAAATCATTGATACCCAAGTTTCCAAACACCACTATACTATGTCATCCTAAGCTTGTTCTTCAAGCTTCTTTTGGGAAGAAGACCAGAGCTTCAGTCTCTGCAATAGTGGCAACCGG TGTACAAGAGGTTCTTCCACCAGCTCTTACTTCCAGCTCAGTCCCACCTACACTCTTTGATGGGAAAACAAG GTTGTATGTATCCTACACATGCCCATTTGCTCAGCGCGCATGGATTGTCCGGAATTGTAAG GGATTGGAGGAAAAGATAGAATTGGTTCCTCTTGATCTGCTAGACAGGCCTTCTTGGTACAAAGAAAAAGTGAACTCTACTAACAAG GTGCCATCACTGGAACACAATAATGAAGTCATAGTAGAGAGCCTTGATTTGATCAAGTATATGGACTGTAACTTTGAAGGGCCTTCACTGTTCCCAGAT GATCCTGCAGAGAGAGAATTTGCAGAAGAGTTGTTTTCCTACACCGACTCCTTCAACACTTCTGTGTTCTCATTTTTCAAAGGAGATGGAACTGAGGCAGCTGCCG GTGCTGCATTTGACTATATTGAAACTGCTCTTTTGAAATTTGAAGAGGGACCTTTCTTTCTTGGCCAATTCAGTCTG GTGGATATAGCTTATGCTCCATTCATTGAAAGATTTCAGCCTTTTGCATTGGATGTGAAGAAGTTCGACATAACTGCAGGCAGACCTAAACTGGCAGCATGGATTCAG GAGATGGACAAAAACAATGCTTACAATAGAACACGACGTGATCCTAAAGTGCATGTCGAAATCTACAAGAAACGCTTTCCG GTTCAGGTATGA